One part of the Thermoanaerobacterium sp. CMT5567-10 genome encodes these proteins:
- a CDS encoding C39 family peptidase, with protein sequence MHTYTRIQWTTEGGHAMVIKGYDTSTNYVIYNDPWDGYGHGATYSYDVSNSSWYWTDSLFWE encoded by the coding sequence ATACACACATATACGAGAATACAATGGACTACCGAAGGAGGACACGCTATGGTTATTAAAGGTTATGATACCAGCACAAACTATGTTATTTATAACGATCCTTGGGATGGATACGGACACGGCGCAACTTACTCATATGATGTAAGTAACAGTAGCTGGTATTGGACAGATTCTTTGTTTTGGGAATAA
- a CDS encoding DUF4829 domain-containing protein: MKHLIRLTAVLLITTFLIGIVITGFTSIPKASAKESVSLSNTTNFDDPIAVIKGMIQAINDQDPYEYMNYFTNSNRTVMTQFLSSNKSESFFKEKEAKLIQIKELPKEVGVVAAGISSGENLNLDDTRVFYAEINFKVDKEDKWLYNGTNHRVIVVTKEDGSWKIVRLSVPSIEYLKDTGNGFNSDDENIAAKIESALDKKGQIMNMKGAVIDNIAASEKQLKNEK; encoded by the coding sequence ATGAAACATCTAATAAGATTAACAGCAGTACTGCTTATAACAACATTTTTAATAGGTATAGTGATTACAGGGTTTACTTCAATACCGAAAGCAAGCGCAAAAGAATCGGTTAGTTTGAGCAATACAACAAATTTTGATGACCCTATTGCAGTAATTAAAGGGATGATTCAAGCAATTAACGATCAAGATCCTTATGAGTATATGAACTATTTTACCAATTCTAATCGCACAGTCATGACACAATTTCTTTCAAGTAATAAATCAGAATCATTCTTTAAAGAGAAAGAGGCTAAGTTGATTCAAATTAAAGAGCTTCCAAAGGAAGTAGGTGTAGTAGCTGCAGGTATTTCATCTGGAGAAAACTTAAATTTGGATGATACACGTGTTTTTTATGCCGAAATTAACTTTAAAGTGGATAAAGAAGATAAATGGCTATATAATGGTACAAACCATCGTGTTATTGTCGTTACAAAAGAAGATGGAAGCTGGAAAATAGTAAGGCTATCAGTCCCATCTATAGAATACTTAAAAGATACCGGCAATGGATTTAATTCAGATGACGAAAATATTGCTGCTAAAATCGAAAGTGCTCTTGATAAAAAAGGACAAATAATGAATATGAAAGGTGCGGTTATTGATAATATTGCTGCAAGTGAAAAACAGCTAAAAAATGAAAAATAG
- a CDS encoding helix-turn-helix domain-containing protein → MCKDKSLFEIILKAKEGDKDAMQEIILRFQPLIKKNMRNIDMDIKDDISQDIVEVIIKAIKKFDIK, encoded by the coding sequence ATGTGTAAAGATAAAAGCCTTTTTGAAATTATTCTAAAGGCTAAAGAAGGGGATAAAGATGCTATGCAAGAGATAATATTGCGATTTCAGCCTCTTATAAAGAAAAACATGAGAAATATTGATATGGACATAAAAGATGATATAAGTCAGGATATTGTTGAGGTAATAATAAAAGCGATCAAGAAATTTGATATAAAATGA
- a CDS encoding S-layer homology domain-containing protein codes for MYREIHFDRIYNKKSVDLSEFADANIISDWAKPSLQWAVSIGIIKGNRSGKLNPLDYITRAEVAAILMRFTENYI; via the coding sequence ATATACCGGGAAATACATTTTGACAGGATCTATAACAAAAAATCAGTTGATTTAAGTGAATTTGCAGATGCAAATATAATTTCCGACTGGGCTAAACCATCTCTACAGTGGGCCGTGTCTATTGGCATTATTAAAGGCAATAGATCAGGTAAATTAAATCCACTTGATTATATTACCAGAGCTGAAGTAGCAGCGATTTTAATGCGCTTTACCGAAAATTACATTTAG
- a CDS encoding sigma factor-like helix-turn-helix DNA-binding protein, translating into MGESDVEFAFIKFIEKSINYETVKAIKKYNSIKKKELLTLDLADYNGNIENDGKIIDSTICDNVLIEDEIIDRLMISKCKELLEVEEFNVVTLNIIQDIPQKEVAKMLNKSQSSISKIKKKALKKIKKFLEDS; encoded by the coding sequence ATGGGAGAGAGCGATGTAGAATTTGCATTCATTAAGTTTATTGAAAAGTCTATTAATTATGAAACAGTAAAAGCAATAAAAAAATACAATAGCATTAAAAAGAAAGAGCTCTTAACATTAGATTTAGCAGATTACAATGGCAATATTGAAAATGATGGGAAAATTATTGACAGTACGATATGCGATAATGTGTTAATTGAAGATGAAATAATAGATAGATTAATGATTTCAAAATGTAAGGAACTACTGGAAGTAGAAGAATTTAATGTTGTAACGCTAAATATAATACAGGATATACCACAAAAAGAGGTAGCTAAAATGTTAAATAAATCACAATCATCTATAAGCAAGATTAAGAAAAAAGCCCTTAAGAAAATAAAAAAGTTTCTGGAGGATTCTTGA
- a CDS encoding C39 family peptidase — MKRLVSLILCLSLALSVTIAYADLSTNEQSIGEVTAESKKLSDQKIAEMAKRLEVLNKKVSNGQVNPMSDPQIPPSKILSTSGYIAQPDNSTCGPTSAHNLLLSWGKNISIDTLKKDLGYNGQTPFGDAWKTTLNNYTNSTYYVVTWSPSQTTIWNAFVGDTIDGHPFILDTHMSSENGYLEGYSGSTWWHYVTGIGYSGYNLNSDNSKYGVYFDPYDGRVGTFGQHSLELPKWVKLVSERGIVW, encoded by the coding sequence ATGAAAAGGTTAGTATCGCTCATTTTATGCTTATCTTTAGCTTTATCTGTGACAATCGCTTATGCAGATCTTTCTACTAATGAGCAATCAATAGGTGAAGTAACAGCTGAATCAAAAAAACTCTCTGATCAAAAAATAGCTGAAATGGCAAAGCGATTAGAAGTGTTAAACAAAAAAGTTTCGAATGGACAAGTAAATCCTATGAGTGATCCACAAATACCACCAAGCAAAATATTAAGTACTTCTGGATATATTGCACAGCCTGATAATAGTACATGTGGACCTACTTCTGCTCATAATCTGCTCTTAAGCTGGGGTAAAAATATATCTATAGATACATTAAAGAAAGATTTGGGATATAATGGTCAAACTCCTTTTGGAGATGCATGGAAAACGACGCTTAATAATTATACAAATTCAACTTATTATGTAGTTACTTGGAGCCCTAGTCAGACAACAATTTGGAATGCTTTCGTTGGGGACACAATTGATGGACACCCATTTATATTAGATACACATATGTCATCTGAAAATGGTTATCTTGAAGGTTATTCTGGATCAACATGGTGGCATTATGTAACAGGAATTGGATATAGTGGCTATAATTTAAATTCAGACAATAGTAAATATGGAGTATACTTTGATCCGTATGATGGACGTGTGGGTACTTTTGGCCAGCATTCTTTGGAACTGCCCAAATGGGTAAAATTAGTATCAGAAAGAGGAATAGTTTGGTGA